ggggtgtctccctggtctggtctgggaggggtgtctccctggtctgggaggggaggggtgtctccctggtctgggaggggtgtctccctggtctgggcggggaggggtgtctccctggtctgggaggggtgtctccctggtctgggaggggtgtctccctggtctgggcggggtgtctccctggtctgggaggggtgtctccctggtctggtctgggaggggtgtctccctggtctgggaggggtgtctccctggtctggtctgggaggggtgtctccctggtctgggcggggtgtctccctggtctgggcggggtttgtataatgaagaggtctgggggtggcTAGTCtgtgggggttatataatgaagaggtctgggggtggcTAGTCtgtgggggttatataatgaagaggtctggtctgacccgTTCGGGGCTGGGGGGGTATCTTTCTCAAGAGAGGCTGATTCCTTGATGAGGTGGGAGTCCAGCTGAacctgtttggggggggggggggttaccctGTACCATAACTGTTCTAGACTTATAGAgatttatattagctgactcagagtcctcgttgtctagtatcctgagtttccacccctcgttaacccccctctctctctcttaacatAGGGGTAGTGTGCTAATAGtgtgctctctcactctctctcttcctcccccctttctccctctctctcttcctcctctctctctctctctctctctctctctcttcctcctgtctctctctctctgtctctctctctctcttcctccccctttctccctctctcttcctcctctctctctctctctctctctctctctctctctctctctctctctctcttcctcctctctatctctctcttcctcctctctctcttcctcccctctgtctccctctagttATGGTGACCATGTGCAGCACTTCAAGGTGCTCCAGGACAGGTCAGGACAGTACTTTGTTTGGGAGGAGATGTTCTTCTCTCTGAACCAGATGGTGGAGTTCTATCATAGCAACAGCATCGCCAAGGAGGGAACCGTCGTCCTACGAGACCCAGAACACTGTGCCAGGGTAACAACTAAACAtatcaattacatttcaattcatctctctgtctctttctctctctctctcttcctctctctctccacctctctacctctctctctaccttcctctctctctaccttcctctctctctccacctctctctacctctctctctctttctcgctctctctctctctacctaccgtACTCTCTCTCTGAACATTACTAGCCTGGTATGAACAgtactagcctggtctgaacattactagcctggtctgaacagtactagcctggtctgaacagtactagcctggtctgaacatTACAAGCCTGGTCTGAACaatactagcctggtctgaacaatactagcctggtctgaacagtactagcctggtctgaacaatactagcctggtctgaacagtactagcctggtctgaacagtactagcctggtctgaacagTACCAGCCTGGTCTGAACaatactagcctggtctgaacagtactagcctggtctgaacagtactagcctggtctgaacaatactagcctggtctgaacagtactagcctggtctgaacagtactagcctggtctgaacattactagcctggtctgaacagtactagcctggtctgaacagtactagcctggtctgaacagtaccagcctggtctgaacagtactagcctggtctgaacaataacagcgtggtctgaacaGTACCAGCCTGGTCTGAACaatactagcctggtctgaacaatactagcctggtctgaacaatactagcctggtctgaacaaTACTAGCCTGGTCAGAACAgtactagcctggtctgaacagtactagcctggtctgaacatTACAAGCCTGGTCTGAACaatactagcctggtctgaacatTACAAGCCTGGTCTGAACaatactagcctggtctgaacaatactagcctggtctgaacaaTACTAGCCTGGTCTGAGACGTGCATAGCATCAGCAGGGTTTGTATTCATCATTGGTCTAACCCTGTCCTGTACCCCCCCCTCCAGCTCCCCCACCACGCCCACGCCCTGTTTGACTTcaccccccaccacccctcccAGCTACGCTTCCTCCGCGGTGATATCATCGACCTGCTCGACTGTTCCGATTCGCTGCGCTGGAGAGGCCGTTGTCATGGACGCGTCGGATTTTTCCCCCCGGAGTATGTCCAGGCCGTCTACCAATGACCCCGCCCCCATCTACAACGGACCCCGCCCCCATTTACAATGGACCCCGCCCCATCTACAACGGACCCCGCCCCCATCTACAACGAACCCCGCCCCATCTACCACTGCCCCGCCCCCATCTACCACTGCCCCGCCCCATATATCACTGACCTGTCAATCAAACTACTGACTGATATTAaaatgagaggagagacagagagactggagagagactggagagagactggagagagactggagagagacagcagctggagagagactggagagagactggagagagactggagagagactggagagagactgaagagagacaGCAGCTggacagagactggagagagactggagagagactggagagagacagcagctggagagagactggagagagactggagagagactggagagagactggagagagacagcagctggagagagactggagagagactggagagagactggagagagactggagagagactggagagagacagcagctggagagagactggagagagactggagagagactggagagagactggagagagacagcagctggagagagacagcagctggagagagactggagagagactggagagagactgaagagagactggagagagactggagagagactggagagagactggagagagactggagagagactgaagagagactggagagagactggagagagactggagagagactggagagagacagcagctggagagagactggagagagactggagagagactggagagagactgaagagagacagcagctggagagagactggagagagactggagagagactggagagagacagcagctggagagagactggagagagactgaagagagactgaagagagacagcagctggagagagactggagagagactggagagagactggagagagacagcagctggagagagactggagagagactggagagagactggagagagactggagagagactgaagagagacagcagctggagagagactggagagagactggagagagactggagagagactggagagagacagcagctggagagagactggaatATCTCACTGTGGAATATGGACCAGAGAGCAGAGCAACACTGATGCCACTCACACCACACATTCCACtaggacctgtgtgtgtgtgtgtgtgtgtgtgtgtgtgtgtgtgtgtgtgtgtgtgtgtgtgtgtgtgtgtgtgtgtgtgtgtgtgtgtgtgtgtgtgtgtgtgtgtgtgtgtgtgtgtgtgtgtgtgtgtgtgtgtgtgttgaaaccAGCCCTGTGTTCTCTGTAGCAGTAAGAGATGACTGTGTTAGTGAGTTAGTGAACAACACACCTGCTGTACCAAACACTGTAAAGGCAGTCTGTAAAGGACAACACGGTAACAGCAGTCTGTAAAGGACAACACGGTAACAGCAGTCTGTAAAGGACAACACGGTAACAGCAGTCTGTAAAGGACAACACGGTAACAGCAGTCTGTAAAGGACAACACGGTAACAGCAGTCTGTTAAAGGACAACACGTTAACAGCAGTCTGTAAAGGACAACACGGTAACAGCAGTCTGTAAAGGACAACACGGTAACAGCAGTCTGTAAAGGACAACACGGTAACAGCAGTCTGTAAAGGACAACACGGTAACAGCAGTCTGTAAAGGACAACACGGTAACAGCAGTCTGTAAAGGACAACACGGTAACAGCAGTCTGTAAAGGACAACACGGTAACAGCAGTCTGTAAAGGACAACACGGTAACAGCAGTCTGTCCTCATGCTCTGCTTGTGTCTAGAACACATATAAATTCCTTTACGTTTGTACTGAGTGTCTGAATATATGTTTGTCAGTTCAGTACTATCCTACTAGTAAACACAAACAGGATGTTGAATATGACTGTTGTATGAAGACTTTGTAGTGAGGACCTGCAGGGCGGTAATACTACCACAGAGCAAACTGGCCTGTTATATTCTGATACAACTCTTCATTTTTAGAAAGATGGACTGATTGACTCGACAGAAGGTTTTCAGATTTCTAATTATTTAACCTAAAAAACATATCTGTGGTTTAATTATTGGTTTGTTTCTGAAAGTTAGCCGGCtaaactcattgatcctgctttagCGTTACCCCCCCCTCCTCTGATATCTGTCGTGATGGTTAAAAACCATGTGATTTAAACACATATCTTTATTTCTTTTAACTGTAATGACATTACTGTTTCAATAAagttatttcacctttttttgcTGTCAGAAACAGGAGAGAATTTGAgatgcagtatgtgtgtgtgtgtgtgtgtgtgtttgtctgtctgtctgtctgtctgtctgtctgtctgtctgtctgtgatgtgagtgatgtgtgtgtgtgtgtgtgtgtgtgtgtgtgtgtgtgtgtgtgtgtgtgtgtgtgtgtgtgtgtgatatgtgtggaTGCGTGGTGCCAGATTTCTCGTCATGGTGTGATGTTTGAGACGGGATCGCAGCCCAGAACTCCCCTGGGTAGAATGACTCCAGACAAAACAaccagaacaaacacacacacacacacacacacacacacacacacacacacacacacacacacacacacacacacacacacacacacacacacacaggtcctaGTGGAATGTGTGGTGTGAGTGGCATCAGTCAAACTGtgttaatgtattattattgtctgtctctctctctctgtctctctctctctgtctctctctgtctgtgtctctctctctctgtctctctctctgtctctctgtctgtgtctctctctctctctctctctgtctctgtctttctgtctctgtctctctctctgtctctctctctctctgtctctctctgtctgtgtctctctctctctctctgtctctctctgtctgtgtctctctctctctctgtgtctgtctttctgtctctgtctctgtctcgctctctctctctctctgtctctctctctctgtctctctctgtctctctctctctctctttctctctctctctctctctctgcacggtCACCTGATATAATCTAACTTAGTGGAATGTTCCACATTGCAGTAACCCAGGGCTCACCTTCCTGCACCCTGCATGACAAGGTTTCCTGGTAGAATGTGTGACTGACCATTCCATCCTGACACAGCACAACTCTGGCTCAGTCGTTAGCAGCAGGGTCTGGAGGTGGGGTGCTGGGAGGGTTAGCAGTAGTTAGCATGGTGCTGGGTGAGTTAGCAGTAGTTAGCATGATGCTGGGAGGGTTAGCAGTAGTTAGCTGGGTGCTGGGAGGGTTAGCAGTAGTTAGCATGGTGCTGGGTGAGTTAGCAGTAGTTAGCATGATGCTGGGAGGGTTAGCAGTAGTTAGCTGGGTGCTGGGAGGGTTAGCAGTAGTTAGCATGGTGCTGGGTGAGTTAGCAGTAGTTAGCATGGTGCTGGGAGAGTTAGCAGTAGTTAGCATGGTGCTGGGAGAGTTAGCAGTAGTTAGCATGGTGCTGGGAGAGTTAGCAGTAGTTAGCATGGTGCTGGGAGAGTTAGCAGTAGTTAGCATGGTGCTGGGAGAGTTAGCAGTAGTTAGCTGGATCAGATGGTTAGCAGTAGTTAGCATGATGCTGGGAGGGTTAGCAGTAGTTAGCATGATGCTGGGAGGGTTAGCAGTAGTTAGCTGTGTGCTGGGAGGGTTAGCAGTAGTTAGCATGGTGCTGGGAGGGTTAGCAGTAGTTAGCATGATGCTGGGAGGGTTAGCAGTAGTTAGCATGATGCTGGGAGGGTTAGCAGTAGTTAGCTGGGTGCTGGGAGGGTTAGTAGTAGTTAGCATGGTGCTGGGAGGGTTAGCAGTAGTTAGCATGATGCTGGGAGGGTTAGCAGTAGTTAGCATGATGCTGGGAGGGTTAGCAGTAGTTAGCATGATGCTGGGAGGGTTAGCAGTAGTTAGCTGGGTGCTGGGAGGGTTAGCAGTAGTTAGCATGGTGCTAGGAGGGTTAGCAGTAGTTAGCTGGGTGCTGGGGGGTTAGCAGTAGTTAGCTGGATGCTGGGAGGGTTAGCAGTAGTTAGCATGATGCTGGGAGGGTTAGCAGTAGTTAGCTGGGTGTTGGGAGGGTTAGCAGTAGTTAGCTGGGTGTTAGCAGTAGTTAGCTGGGTGTTAGCAGTAGTTAGCTGGGTGCTGGGAGGGTCAGCAGTAGTTAGCTGGGTGTTAGCAGTAGTTAGCTGGGTGTTAGTAGTAGTTAGCATGGTGCTGGGAGGGTTAGCAGTAGTTAGCTGGGTGTTAGCAGTAGTTAGCTGGGTGTTGGGAGGGTTAGCAGTAGTTAGCTGGGTGTTAGCAGTAGTTAGCTGGGTGTTAGTAGTAGTTAGCATGGTGCTGGGAGGGTTAGCAGTAGTTAGCTGGGTGTTAGCAGTAGTTAGCTGGGTGTTGGGAGGGTTAGCAGTAGTTAGCTGGGTGTTAGCGGTAGTTAGCTGGGTGTTAGCAGTAGTTAGCATGGTGCTGGGAGGGTTAGCAGCACTAGCAGCGGGTTAATACTAGTCATACTGATTAATGACATGTCACCTGGCAGCCAGAACTCACTCTGACGACTGAGAGAAAGacggggtgagagaggagagagggagggagagagaggggggagaggggagagagagagagagagagagagagggagggggaggaagttGAGAAACACCGGCATCAACAACAGAAGCGGAGAACAACAACAGAGAACCAGCTTCTCCATAACACTGATCCTGGACCGCCACAGGGCTCAACTCCGCACTACAGTACACTCTGgaggctggatggctggctggctggctggctggctggctgtatggctggctggatggctggctggctggatggctgactggctggctggctggctggctggatggctggctggctggatggctggctggctggatggatggctggatggctgactggctggctggctggatggctggctggctgactggctggctggatgtatggatgtatggctggctggctggctggctggctggatggctggctggctggatgtatggctggatggctggctggctggctggctgactggctggctgactggctggctggatggctggctggctggctggctggctgactggctggctggctagaaaAACACACAGCACAATGGAAGACATTCCAGGTAACTGGTTTTACCCCAGGagacctgtgtctgtgtgtgtgtgagaaagagagagaaagtgagagagagagagagagagagagagagagagagacagagagagagagagagagagaacagcaacccaattagactcaaccaaatcatgagaaaactaaaagataattacttgacatattggaaagaatttacaaaaaaaaaaaaaaaacccagagcaaactagaatgctatttgtccctaaacagagagaacacagaggcagaatacctgacctctGTATACAGACATAACATGACCATCAGGaatcaggtaagacccaagtgcagaccgtgttgaagtaacaatgtttattgcagcaaacagaggcaaaggtacagggcGGCGGGCAAGCTCAGGGTCAGACAGAGGTCAGAAATCCAGatagggtcaggggtcaggcagagaggtcaggacGGGGCGGGTTCAGGGTCAAGTACCAGGAGAAAGAGATGAAAAAAGAGAGTCTGGGAAAAGACAGTAACTGACAAGGACATAACACTGGTAatcttgacaaacaagacgaactggcaacagacaaacagagaacacaggtataaatacacaggggatcaTGGAGAAGATGAGTGACACctggaagggggagggggggtggagacaatcaacaaagacaggtgaaacagatcagggtgtgacaaggaCATTTGAAACGTCTCTATTCCTTTTGTAACTTCTGTCAGTGtaaatatttactgttcattaaaaaaaaaaatatatttaccttttgtttattatctacgtcGCTTGCTTTGGCGACGTTTCCCAAATGTTTCCCCGTGACAATAAAACctcttgaattgaaattgaatttgaGAGGTTTCACATTCCCTCTATTGATCAACGGTTCTGTGTTGTCTCAGTCGGTGTAGCACGGAGCTTGCAACACCAAGGGGTGTTGTGTTCGACTCCCGTCGGGGACCAGTACGGATGATGGGGGGGGGGAACATGAGAAATGAATCCGCTCACTCGCTggataagtcgctctggataagagcgtctgttaaatgtaCGTTACCGTAATCAACACCTGTAATCCGTCATTGTTACAGTGTTATTCTAACCCTTCGTCGTCGTCATCGTCACCGGCAGCCGTAACGGATAAACAAACGGCTACCTGTGATGATTTATGATGTTCCGTTAAAACTGACGCATGTCGTCGTTTGTCAAGGTGATTTTATTATCCTTTTGGGTTCATGTTTTAACGGCGCGGGCGATGTTGATGAcgacacagaacagaacaggtcaGACctgcggaattaaccctgtaaccatggagaattaaccctgtaaccatggagaattaaccctgtaaccatggagaattaaccctgtaaccacgtggAATTAACCCTAGCCCCCCCCAGGCCCCCAGGTCCCCCAGACCCCCCAGGTCCCCAGACCCCCCAGACCCCCCAGGCACCCAGACCCCCCAGGTCCCCCAGACCCCGAGGCCCCCAGGCCCCCCAGGTCCCCAGACCCCCCAGGCCCCCCAGGCACCCAGACCCCCCAGGTCCCCCAGGCCCCGATCTAAACCaaggaatattttttttaattcattgtGATTGACTATAAATCTTCCAGACTGTGTGTTTTTAAGATGAAATTTCAAACTGCATAGTTGACATTTATT
The Salmo trutta unplaced genomic scaffold, fSalTru1.1, whole genome shotgun sequence genome window above contains:
- the grapa gene encoding GRB2 related adaptor protein a (The sequence of the model RefSeq protein was modified relative to this genomic sequence to represent the inferred CDS: added 303 bases not found in genome assembly), translating into MEAMALYSFRATEGDELSFNKGDVLKIINMEDDPNWFTAELNNKKGYVPKNYINLKPHAWFAGRVSRGVAEGRLRQRDRGAFLVRESESAPGEFSMSVSYGDHVQHFKVLQDRSGQYFVWEEMFFSLNQMVEFYHSNSIAKEGTVVLRDPEHCARLPHHAHALFDFTPHHPSQLRFLRGDIIDLLDCSDSLRWRGRCHGRVGFFPPEYVQAVYQ